The Limanda limanda chromosome 14, fLimLim1.1, whole genome shotgun sequence genomic interval GGCTTGGTGATGATCAGGGCCTGGTGTTCTCAAGACAGAGTTTCATCAGACTAGCAAATCATTTTCTTCAGACTCAGTCTTGACAATCTCCACACAGGCTGGATGTTCGTAGTTgttcgtgttttttttttgtaaggtTACCATATGCTACTGCCCCTGAAATTCGACTAGTGTGTGCAGGGCTATATGCGATACTTGCTTTTGAACAATTTTAACTTTTGTTGCAGAGTCGACGCAATGGTTTCAAAGTTGCACCTTGTGGATTTAGCTGGTTCAGAGCGACAAAAGAAAACCAAAGCAGAGGGCGATCGTTTAAAAGAAGGTAAATGAATATATTAAATTTTCTTAAGATTCAGTTATTTAGAAGTTTTCAACTCTCAATTTATGTTTCCCCCAAATTTTGTGTATACTCCTTTATGAACTTTATACCCTTTGTATTGTGATCGTATCCTTAATAACGCTATTTCTGTTTTGATGcgatttattttcttctgtagGCATCAGCATCAATCGCGGCCTTTTGTCGTTGGGTAACGTCATCAGTGCGTTGGGGGATGAAAGCAAGAAGAACACCTTTGTTCCTTACAGAGACTCCAAACTCACCCGCCTGCTCCAAAGTAGGCTTTAGTCATTGGTCATTATGTTAGTCAGATTCCATTCTCACTTTTAGTAACTGTCTGTTTGAAGGTCTTATTTTCTCATCCATGTATCTCTCCTGTTGCTTGCGTGTTGTTGAACGCAAAACCGACAACTTTACCAGTTAATGTACATCACAACAGGCAGgtgtttactgcagctgttaTGCCACACAATCTGCAGAATAATTATCCTGAACcgttttctgtattttgttcATCAGACTCTCTAGGAGGCAATAGCCACACTTTGATGATTGCGTGCATCAGTCCTGCAGActcaaacatggaggagaccaTCAACACCCTGCGATACGCGGACAGAGCTcgcaaaattaaaaacaaaccaattgTCAATGTTGACCCCAGATCTGCAGAAATGGGCCGTTTGAAACAACAGGTACAGAGACTGAAAAATGGAGTAAATTCAGATCAGTGACTTATTTACAAGCTGGAAATCTTTGTTTATATTAGctattgtttaaaaaagaaatcaaagatTGATAAAGCTGAGAGTCCGAGACACACAATCTACCAGCCTCTCTTAAAAGTTGATGGTTTAAGTGTCTTGATTTACTCTCCAGgttcaggagctgcaggtgaTGCTCCTGCATGCCCGTGGGGGAGTAGCTCCGGTGCTCTCTGGGTAAGACCAAAACTCCCAAGTTACATAATGTGAGATAATTACACCAGGGTTACAGTATTACCCAAAAACAAAAGGCTGCAACAGTCACACCGTCCGTCTGTTACAGGCCAGAGTCATCGGAGAATGTTACCAAGCTGGTGGAAAGGAACCGCACTCTGCAGGGCGAGAACAGCAAGCTGAGCAGGGAACTGAGTCAGGCAGCTGGACAGACCGCCTTCATGTTTGAAAAGATCATTATGGTGATGACCTTAAAGTTGACCTTCCCTCTTTCAAAAACGtaactgaaaacagaaaaatcaaaTCGCTGTTGATATAAAAAAGTATTATGCATTCACTTAGTTTATCTTTTGCTGTTTCCTTTCATCTGACAGTTTACTGTTCAGTATTGTTCTCCATGTTTAACATATTGCATTTGCTCTACTCTATAGACTGAACAAGCAAATGAGGTACTGCAAAGCAAACTGGAACAACTGCGGCACCATGCAGCGTAAGTACACAAAGGCATGAGGACAGGAGTGATTTAAAGGGTCGGACAGAGAATAAAGAAGACATAGAAAATGTTTCTGTGCCAAGCCATTCTTCTTAAAGGTTAAGTTTAGCTTTGGATCGTCagacttttttccttttcataatTCAGCTATTTGTTGTTGCATACTTATGATCTCAAAAGCTTTAAGAATACAACTGGGTTTTTTTGTACCTGAATGACTATATGTTCTGTTTTAGCACCTGAAGGTTGAATGATAAATGTAGAAAGTTTATTGCCCAAAGAGTCGATTATATTGAGCCTTACTCTTTATTTACGTTTGTTTCAGATGTACAGTGGATCTTGAGAAATTGTTGGAGACGCTGGATGACCAGGAATTGAAGGAAAATGTTGAGGTGATGAAGAATCTGCAAGAAGTCATCTTAGAGCTCAAGGTAATAAAGTCAATTTATACAATTATTCACCAAAAGACAGCAAGGTCGAGAATTACTGAAATTTGCAGTGGACAtcatatttgactttttatagACTCAGTTGAGTAATCTATGATAAGTGAATCAAGCTTTTTTACCATTATAATGGAGCACAGCTTTTGAATCGTGTGCAGTTTGGAAACTGTTCAAATGAAAGCTGAGACTTTGCACCTAGTAGCATCAATTATTTCATTTCAGAGCTTGAAGACCATAAATATGTTTCTGTCCAGATACCTACAATCTGACCTGTAAATCCAGATTTGGACAATTTGTATCTCAAAAccattatttttaaacagttttaatgtttgttgCATTTTAAAAGAATGAGAGCGCAGGCCTCACCGCCTCCATCGAAGCAATGGCTGTAGGAGAGGACGTTCCTGAGATGTCCGCGAATGGAAGTAATAATGCTGCAGAAGACAACCAATCAGTACGTTTACACTTATTCACATGAAATTACATttgtcaaataataaaaaaagtgtcTCCTTTCTTATCTTTTTACTCCTGAACGTTATGTAATGTAAGATGTTCCCCACTTCCAACACGCTAAACAGGATGCCGCCGTTGATAAGGACTCCCCGGGGGCCTTTGCCACGCATCATGCATTGCGGCAGGCCCAGCTCTCCAAGGAACTGATCGAGCTGAACAAAGTGTTGACTTTGAAGGAAGCTTTTGTGAAGAAAATGTGCCAGAATGACCACCAGCTTGAGCCGATGCAGTCAGAGCACGAGGTAAGAGaatgttttatacatttctgACACGAGTGGCTTAAAAACTGCTTTGTAATATTGTGCTCATATTCTGTATATTGAAATtctaaatccttttttttttaagtgatttTTGAATTTACTGACATTAATTGTGTGTCTTTAACACTTAACATGGGGTGGGTCATGTGAGCATTGAAATGGGTTATGTATAAATCgtagtgtttttgtgtgagttATATTTCTTATGAgctatataaattaaatgttgaaaattGGACAGGTTTTAATCTTCAGAACAATGTGTCTCCCACAGAAAAACGTAATGTCTCTACAGTCTGCAGTGGAGTCTCtgcagaaggagaaagaggatcTTGTGTTTGCTCTTCAGTCTGCAAAGAAAGACACTAACCAGGCCAAGTATGAATACTGCACTTTTCTTTTGCTGTGATTTTGTTGTATCTCCATGTAATATTGATGCctatttatgattttatttgaattttacgTAAAATTTCAAGAGCGAACTAAGCCCTCACTCTTTTACTTGTATCTTTGTCTGACACACATCACCTCCTTCTTGTAGGCTTAGTGAGCAGCGGAGGAAGAGGCTGCAGGAGCTCGAGGGTCAGCTCggagacatgaagaagaagctTCTTGATCAgtctaaaatgataaaaatcaaAGAATCTTCAGTTCAGAAAGTTGACAAACTCATGCAGGCGATACAGGTAGCTACTGATATTCTTTCCATTTCTTTAGTGTCTTCGATGGTGACAATTTAACACTACGTTTTGCACATGTAAGATACTCAATCTAAGCCCAATAACACTATTCACAGTCCATGAAGACGCAGCGTACGCAGCTGATGAGACAGATGAGGGAGGACTCAGAGAAATTCAGACAATGGAAGAGCACGAAGGACAGAGAGGTGCTGCAGCTGAAAGAGAAGGTGTGTAACGATCAACTTCTTCTTGAGACACTGCTGGACATTTTAATCCTTTAATTCATGCAGCGATAAAGTTCTTacgctttttcatttttttttataggatCGTAAGCGCCAGTACGAGATGCTGAAACTCGAGCGGGGTTTCCAGAAACAGGCCAACGTCCTGCGTCTTAAAACTGAAGAGGTGAGGCGTTTGATCTCAAAGCAAATATGCTTGCTTTGATAATTTCAGTAtctgtaaaatagaaaatacatcCCATAAATATTATGTTTTGTACCAACTTAGTTACAAATGTCTGATTGACTCATGCTCTAAGATAATTAAGTTTGAAAATCATGTTCATGTTAAACAGCTTAAATTAAACCTGAAATGATCCAAAGTTGAATTTTGCAAGTTTATTGTTTCCCTTTCAGGCTGCAGCTGCAAACAAACGGCTGAAAGATGCTCTACATAAGAGAAGTGAGGTGGTAGACAAACGAAAAGATGCTcacaacagaggagcagagggagctgCTGCAAGAGTTAAGGTAGTAAAACCTGCTTCTATTGgcattgacttttattttgtctatTAGAGGTCATTAAATGCAAATGgcattatatttataataatacaagAGTATGTTGTACGATTAAATATTTCTACATTGACCATCTTTGTATGGTTAACCCTGCGTTTATGTAATCAGAATTGGCTTCTTAATGAAGTGGAGTTGATGGTCAGTACAGAAGAGGCCCGGCGCCACCTCACTGACCTGCTGGACGACAGAAAGGTCTTGGCTCAGGAGATCAACCATCTCAAACGGCAGCTCGATGCCGGGGAGAGACCTGCTCCCAAAATAAGGGTGAGCTGAACCTGAGATAAAAATCTACAAAAGTGAGAAGTCATTGCACCAACAGAGCAGAAATGTTACATGAAATCACAGTTTAATTTGATCCATCCATGCAGCGTCGGACCCTGATCATCTCTGAGCTGGAGAGCCATGGGGCGCTGGAAACGCCTCTGACTAAACAGGTGGAGAACCTGCAGACAGAAATCGCTCTCAGGTGACACAGAAACCTTCTCAGACTTGGTCCtaaactgtttatttgatttgagcATTCTATTTAAACTGCATTTATCAAACTCTGTCTTGCCTCAGGCTGAAATACTTTCCTATACATATTTCTCAGCTAATATGTTTCTCAATtgcaaaatagttttaaaaactGAACAATGTTTTCCATCCTGAGCTGGCTAATGTCTGCTGGTGGTTTAGTTGCCGACATCTGGCTAAAGCGGATAttgcacattttctttcaagATACTGTATGTGCTTTCATTTCATGTCAATGCATTGGATTTGCAATTGATTGCCAAATAAATGGAGGAAATAATAAGAATTCAGTTGTAATATCACGAGAAGAGCAGTCAAAATTTTTACAAGAATAAAATCCAAATTTTAGGCTACATGTCAGAAGAGTTTGAGCAGATCAGCCTTTTGAGCTCCCTGTCCTCCAGCAGATCACTGAGATGTCGTTCATTATAAAATAAGCAACAATATGAAGACTAAAAATATTCTTAAAAGGAGCACCACATTATCAcaagtatcaggactttgaaatgATTGTGTAAGAAACTGTCAATTCTAAAGAAGAATCACGCAGATTTTTGAAATGGTAGCTTTGGACTGCAGGGTTATCGTTGGTTACATCTACGTTCaagattttggatccagaaggAATTTTATTTCTTTAGCTTTGTTCTCTTAAAATCACGACATTATTCTCAGTTACATCTTTATGTTGGTAATGCTGGTAGCACTATTCTAGTGATCTTAGaattattttctatatatacAAATGGCCTGATATAAATAATTTTGAATATAGATTTTACAAAGACATCTATTTCTGTATATCCTTGTTGTTCAAAGGGATAATTAAGTTTTCagactcatttttatttgaacaggAACGCCCAGATCGCTGACCTCCAGCAGAAACTTATTCGCGCAGACAGCGAGGGGCGTTTGAAACAGCGGATCGACGCCATCACAAGCATCGTGGAAGCCAAGTGTGCCCTTAAAGTCATGCTGTCTGAGGTGACTGATTTTTTTCTCTTAGAAAGTCCCAAGATTCACaacttctttgttttttttattaatttatcccGCATTAATTTGCTGCTTTCTGGTTCATGTAGCTGGTGTCTGCTAAAACAGCCAGTTCCAAGCTGGAGAGTGAAGTCAAACAGGAGAAAGGAAACTCACAAGATATAAGGAGGATGCTCGCTGATGAGAGGAATGTGATGTCCACCATGGACATGGAGCATCAGCAGCAGTTGGTGGAACTGGAGCAGGAACATCAAGAGAAGGTGTCCATTTGAACCAGTCTCAACCGTCATAATCCTTTTTAGAGAACAGTTGGCCATAAAATAACAagttgtgtgtgcactgtgtgacatattaacatttttcttttctgtctgcAGGTGCTTTACCTTCTTCACCAGCTACAGAGCAAACCCATATATAGTGAGCCAGACACAACAAAGCAGACAGATGAGGAGAGTTCAAAGGAGAATGAGCTTATCCAGCGCCTCAAAGTTCAGGTTTGTCTCCACTGGTTCCAGAGTGTTTAATCCACTCTCACCGGTTTTCTAAGAAAATCATGCAGAAGTGAATTATGTGCTTATTTGTAATATCATTTCAGGAAGAAGAGCTTGAAAAGCTGCAGGAATTAAGTGAGCAGAACCAGAAACTGCTGGAGCAGAACGAGCAATACAGACAGGTGACTGTAGAATTCACTcaataaattttttttttttcttatcatttAATCTGaagtaaaattataaataataaatgctgTGCTTTAATTAATAACACAGCCTTAGAAAAATGTACTATTGAAAAATGTGTTGTCTGGTAAAAAGTTGCATTTTGATGTTGCTGTTGAGTGCAGggtatgaaaaataaacatttatcttCGCCTGTGCTGTGTGATTGAACACAACCATATATTGTGTTTCTATTCAAAAGAAACTATCATTGCTTCACCTGGCAAGTGGGAAAAAGATCCTTGTGCCTACGATAA includes:
- the kif4 gene encoding kinesin family member 4; amino-acid sequence: MTNEEAKVIPVRVALRCRPLVQKEINEGCQCCLTFMPDEPQVIVGTEKAFTYDYVFDANAEQEEVYSTAVSPLLSGLFKGYHATVLAYGQTGSGKTFSMGGTYTSAQENDSSVGVIPRVIQRIFHESEKQKDCDFSLAVSYLEIYNEDILDLLSSSKDKPSISIREDPKDGIKIVGLTERKVSSAQEMVGCLEVGNSARTVGSTAMNAASSRSHAIFTITLEQRRGKDKVDAMVSKLHLVDLAGSERQKKTKAEGDRLKEGISINRGLLSLGNVISALGDESKKNTFVPYRDSKLTRLLQNSLGGNSHTLMIACISPADSNMEETINTLRYADRARKIKNKPIVNVDPRSAEMGRLKQQVQELQVMLLHARGGVAPVLSGPESSENVTKLVERNRTLQGENSKLSRELSQAAGQTAFMFEKIIMTEQANEVLQSKLEQLRHHAACTVDLEKLLETLDDQELKENVEVMKNLQEVILELKNESAGLTASIEAMAVGEDVPEMSANGSNNAAEDNQSDAAVDKDSPGAFATHHALRQAQLSKELIELNKVLTLKEAFVKKMCQNDHQLEPMQSEHEKNVMSLQSAVESLQKEKEDLVFALQSAKKDTNQAKLSEQRRKRLQELEGQLGDMKKKLLDQSKMIKIKESSVQKVDKLMQAIQSMKTQRTQLMRQMREDSEKFRQWKSTKDREVLQLKEKDRKRQYEMLKLERGFQKQANVLRLKTEEAAAANKRLKDALHKRSEVVDKRKDAHNRGAEGAAARVKNWLLNEVELMVSTEEARRHLTDLLDDRKVLAQEINHLKRQLDAGERPAPKIRRRTLIISELESHGALETPLTKQVENLQTEIALRNAQIADLQQKLIRADSEGRLKQRIDAITSIVEAKCALKVMLSELVSAKTASSKLESEVKQEKGNSQDIRRMLADERNVMSTMDMEHQQQLVELEQEHQEKVLYLLHQLQSKPIYSEPDTTKQTDEESSKENELIQRLKVQEEELEKLQELSEQNQKLLEQNEQYRQKLSLLHLASGKKILVPTINNENSPDDSFDYVPPKPKVKRYTTAKAPQNMAISVEELMSDNEMEMEEEEEEEEWRPVKPEKGRNASKKPKATGCACKGRCSNKQCRCRKGKMTCGENCQCDHEKCRNMDSQGPSEAAGQTENVSRDSESLQEPKTTSPDNSTFFKPPSCTPTKKVLKEIVEMGHTPSDLKLIRKPILPEEEEEEEEEDAGEDRTTVSFLKKKKRLLTSFQNSFFSGCTPIREES